Genomic window (Pseudomonadota bacterium):
CTGGAGCAGGCGATCGAGTTCATCGACGACGACGAGCTGGTGGAGGTGACCCCGAAATCAATCCGCCTGCGCAAGAAACTCTTGAAGGAGCACGAGCGCAAGCGCGCCGGGCGGGTGGCGAGTGGTCCCTGAGACGCCGCGGTGTTCCGTGCGCATTCCGGTTTCCCTAAACCGTCGTAGCCCGCTCTACATCCGCGGTGAGGAAATTCAGCTATGAAGATAATCAATGTTTCGCCTCATGCCCGCAGCATCAAGCAATTGCTCGAGCAAGCGAGCGCGGACAACATCATTTTACGTGCCCCGGATGGGCGCGAGTTCGTCCTGGCCGAGGTCGATGACTTCAACCGTGAGATCGAGTTGGCGCGACAGAGCGACCGGCTTATGAAGTTGTTGGACGAACGAGGCAAGCAAGAGCAGACGATTAGCCTGTCGGATGCCAGAGCCAGGCTTGGCATCAAATAACCGTCAAAGTCTGGACGGATATGACAGCGACCCACGCTTCGATCTGGAGCAGGCGATCGAGATCATCGAAGACGACGAGCTGGTGGAGGTGACCCCGAAATCAATCCGCCTGCGCAAGAAGCTCTTGAAGGAAGGCGAGCGCAAACGCGCCGGGCGGGTGGCGAGCGGCGCCTGAGAGGCCCCCGCCGGCCGGAGGCCAGTTGTTGGCCGCGCGTCAACTATCCGGATCTGAGCCGAGCGAAACATCCTGAAGAACGGCGTCGGCCTCTTCCATGGGGATGCGCTGGCCTTCGTCGAGCCAGGCCCCGAGGTCGATGAGCCGACAGCGTTCGCTGCAGAAGGGTCTCCACGGGTTCTCGCCGCGACCGCTCGCCGGCCCTGCGCAGTGCCCCGAGATCGGTGCCCCTGCGGACCCCGTTCGGTCCTGAATCGTTTCCCCTTTACGCTGTTCTACAGCGTGACCTCCGATGTCCTGCGCATCGAAGTCGTCGCACACCAAAGCCGCCGCCCCGGCTACTGGCGGTCGAGGGTCGCCCGCTTACCCAATAAGGATTGAGACGACCTGACAAATCGTTTCAATCCGTTGTGCAAGAAGCCCTGACGGGGGCGAGACTCGATATATATGGGGAATGCTTCCGGCAGTGGAGACCGGGTAACGCAACAGTGGTGGGAAGGATGGGGGAAACGAGCCGTCGGCGAACTTGGTCAGTCTACAACAGGCGATCTGTAGGTTCAAAGTGGGGTTGGCGCGTGGCGGGCATGCCAGAGGCGAAGTGCGGCTCCACGAGGCAACAACGGCCACCTGCGGTTGCACAAGCCGGGAGGTGCCCACAGGCGGCCGCGGCCAGTGCCGTGGCCCAGACCCTGGGACTGCCTGGATTTTGGGGCTACGGTGGCGAAGCGACCCTGCCGCGCAGCGGCTTACTTGAACAATGGGTTGTAGCCGACCGCCTTAGACCGTGCAAGATCGGGGCGATTCGCAATTCAGACTCGTTGTGGCCCTCAACCGCCTGATCGGGACCGTAAGTCGATGTAGGGTGGGTTAGTTAGGCACGCCGTTTGCGCCGTAACGCACCGACCGCACGCAAGAGGAACTTCCGGTGCCTATCTCCTACGCGGCCTTCCGGAAGGCGGGTTACGCGATACAGCCGCTAACCCGCCCGGGCTCTTGAGCAACTGGGCAAAGCTCAGGCGCACCGGCGCCGAGGGATGGGGCGGCTCGGCCCCGCGTAGCTTTACGTCGAGCGCGATCGTGACGCTCGGAAGGTGCCCGTCAGGCCTCCCGCAGCCCATCCGAGGGCTCGATACGGGCGGCGCAGACGCCGCCGAGCACGGCGCCGAGGAGGCTCGCGATCAAGGTCAAGAACAAGGCCGCGAGGAAGTGCCGAGGCATGAGAAAACAGATGGACTGCCCGGCCGCGAGATCGGCCGCCAACATGCGGTTGATGATCTGTTCGAGGACGAGGTCCACGAACACCGCGCCGAGCCATCCGAGGACCGCGGTAAAGAGCGCGTGGAAGCTCGCGTAGACCATGATCCCCCCGCCGCGAAACCCGAGCAGGCGCAGGACCGAGAGCTCGCGGCGTTTTCGATCGGTGTTGGCCCACTGGCTCGCGCCGAGCGACAGGGAATAACCCGTCATCCCGGCGATGACCCAGAACAAGAGCGTCAGATTGCCCGACCGCGACTATCGTCCATACCTGACCGGCCCGCAAGCAGCGACGGCGTGCGCGAATACGGCGTCCAAGTCGCTGGCACGTGAGAGCAGGAAGTCGAGCGTGTCTTGAGTAGCGAGTTGGCGATGCAGCCGGCTTGATGAGTATGATCCTACCGGCTGCAGCAAGAGGGCACAGGCCAAGCGGCCTGGTTTTGCGTCGTGTGGACCGAAGTCTATTTACGAACCTCGCTTCGTCGTCCGGACTCAACCCGAAGGCCATATGTCCTGCATGTCCTGTATGGCCTGTATGGCCTGTAGGCGTTTAGTTTGCCGCTTTGTCTTCTGGGCTCAAACCAAAGGGTATATGTCCCATAGGCATGGGGTGTGCCATTGCCTTCTGCGGCAAGGCCGAGAAGAGCTCTCTCATCTCTAGGGGCTCCGGCGCAGGCTCACTGTCATAGAAATAGCCAAGCGCGTGATGGTTGAGCATATTCGCAGGAGTCACATTCCCGCTCCAGGGTTGCATGGGATCGTTCAAATTGTGTCCCGGTGGCCCAACCTCACTACCCTCTCCGGTTGGGTGATAGCCTTCATTGGGAAAATTGGCCTGCCACTGCGCCCACAAACGGTCAATGTTGCAGTGATGGAGAAAGAACACAGGATCGTTGGGAGAACTGTTCCAGAACATGGAGCCTGCGTCACGGAAGTTGGGTGGAGTGCCGCCGCCAACCCACAGGTGTACTCGGTTG
Coding sequences:
- a CDS encoding DNA gyrase inhibitor YacG; translated protein: MSGHCAGPASGRGENPWRPFCSERCRLIDLGAWLDEGQRIPMEEADAVLQDVSLGSDPDS